Proteins from one Bos taurus isolate L1 Dominette 01449 registration number 42190680 breed Hereford chromosome 7, ARS-UCD2.0, whole genome shotgun sequence genomic window:
- the UHRF1 gene encoding E3 ubiquitin-protein ligase UHRF1 isoform X1 → MWIQVRTMDGKVAHTVDSLSRLTKVEELRKKIQELFHVEPGLQRLFYRGKQMEDGHTLFDYDVRLNDTIQLLVRQSLVLPVPVPSSSGGSKERDSELSDTDSGCGLAQSESDKSSNSGEAANEPEGKADEDECDETELGLYKVGEYVDARDTNMGAWFEAKVIRVTRKAPAHDQPSSSSSKPEDDIIYHVTYDDYPENGVVQMTSQNVRARARHTIKWEDLQVGQVVMVNYNPDLPKDRGFWYDAEILRKRETRTARELHANVRIGGDSLNDCRIVFVDEVFKIERPGEGNPMVENPMRRKSGPSCKHCKDDERKLCRMCACHVCGGKQDPDKQLMCDECDMAFHIYCLRPPLSSVPPEEEWYCPDCRIDSSEVVQAGEKLKESKKKAKMASATSSSQRDWGKGMACVGRTKECTIVPSNHFGPIPGIPVGTMWRFRVQVSESGVHRPHVAGIHGRSNHGAYSLVLAGGYEDDVDHGNSFTYTGSGGRDLSGNKRTAEQSCDQKLTNTNRALALNCFAPINDLKGAEAKDWRSGKPVRVVRNVKGRKHSKYAPIEGNRYDGIYKVVRYWPEKGKSGFLVWRFLLRRDDVEPGPWTKEGKDRIKKLGLTMQYPEGYLEALARKEKENSKQAALDKEEEDGEEGFTSPRKGKRKSKSAGGDGSSRGTPKKTKVEPYSLTTQQSSLIKEDKSNMKLWTEILKSLKDGPKFLSKVEETFQCICCQELVFRPITTVCQHNVCKDCLDRSFKAQVFSCPACRYDLGRSYAMTVNQPLQAVLSQLFPGYGSGR, encoded by the exons ATGGAGGACGGCCACACGCTGTTTGACTACGACGTCCGCCTGAACGACACCATCCAGCTCCTGGTCCGGCAGAGCCTTGTGCTGCCCGTCCCTGTTCCCAGCAGCAGCGGTGGCAGCAAGGAGAGGGACTCTGAGCTCTCGGACACAGACTCTGGCTGCGGCCTGGCCCAGAGCGAGTCGGACAAGTCCTCCAACAGCGGCGAGGCTGCCAACGAGCCAGAAGGGAAGGCAGATGAGGACGAGTGTGATGAGACAGAGCTGGGCCTCTACAAG GTCGGCGAGTACGTGGACGCGAGGGACACGAATATGGGCGCGTGGTTCGAGGCCAAGGTCATCAGGGTGACAAGGAAGGCTCCGGCTCATGACCAGCCCAGCAGCTCCAGCTCAAAGCCAGAGGACGACATCATCTATCACGTGACATACGATGA CTACCCAGAGAACGGAGTGGTCCAGATGACCTCACAGAACGTCCGGGCTCGAGCCCGACACACCATCAAGTGGGAGGACCTGCAGGTGGGCCAGGTGGTCATGGTCAACTACAACCCAGACCTCCCCAAGGACCGCGGTTTCTGGTACGACGCCGAGATCCTGAGGAAACGCGAGACCAGGACAGCGCGGGAGCTGCATGCCAACGTCAGGATCGG GGGTGATTCTCTCAATGACTGTCGGATTGTCTTCGTGGATGAAGTTTTCAAGATCGAGCGTCCGGGCGAGGGGAACCCCATGGTGGAAAACCCGATGAGAA GGAAGAGCGGGCCCTCCTGCAAGCACTGTAAGGACGATGAGCGGAAGCTGTGCCGCATGTGCGCCTGCCACGTGTGCGGGGGCAAGCAGGACCCTGACAAGCAGCTGATGTGCGACGAGTGCGACATGGCCTTCCACATCTACTGCCTGCGCCCACCGCTCAGCAGCGTGCCCCCTGAGGAGGAGTG GTACTGCCCTGACTGCCGGATCGACTCCAGTGAGGTGGTGCAGGCGGGTGAGAAGCTGAAGGAGAGTAAGAAGAAGGCGAAGATGGCGTCGGCCACATCGTCCTCGCAGCGGGACTGGGGCAAG GGCATGGCGTGCGTGGGCCGCACCAAGGAGTGCACCATTGTGCCGTCCAATCACTTTGGCCCCATCCCGGGCATTCCTGTGGGCACCATGTGGAGGTTCCGAGTCCAG GTCAGCGAGTCGGGGGTCCATCGACCTCACGTGGCGGGTATCCATGGCCGGAGCAATCACGGGGCCTACTCCTTGGTCCTGGCTGGAGGGTATGAGGACGATGTG GACCATGGGAACTCGTTCACGTACACAGGTAGTGGCGGACGAGACCTTTCCGGAAACAAGCGGACTGCGGAACAGTCTTGTGATCAGAAACTCACCAACACCAACAG GGCTCTGGCTCTCAACTGCTTTGCCCCCATCAACGACCTCAAAGGGGCCGAGGCCAAGGACTGGCGGTCGGGGAAGCCAGTCCGCGTGGTGCGGAACGTCAAGGGCCGCAAGCACAGCAAGTATGCGCCCATCGAGGGCAACCGGTACGACGGCATCTATAAG GTTGTCAGGTACTGGCCCGAGAAGGGCAAGTCCGGCTTCCTGGTGTGGCGCTTCCTCCTACGTCGAGATGACGTGGAGCCGGGACCCTGGACCAAGGAGGGCAAGGACCGGATCAAGAAGCTGGGGCTGACCATGCAG TATCCCGAGGGCTACCTGGAGGCCCTGGCCAGAAAGGAGAAGGAGAACAGCAAGCAGGCAGCCCtggacaaggaggaggaggatggggaggagggctTCACATCCCCCAGGAAGGGCAAGCGGAAGAGCAAGTCGGCCG GAGGTGATGGGTCCTCGCGAGGGACGCCCAAGAAGACCAAGGTGGAGCCCTACAGCCTCACCACTCAGCAGAGCAGCCTTATCAAGGAGGACAAGAGCAACATGAAGCTGTGGACCGAGATCCTGAAGTCGCTTAAGGACGGGCCG AAATTTCTGAGCAAAGTGGAGGAGACGTTCCAGTGCATTTGCTGCCAGGAGCTGGTGTTCCGCCCGATCACGACCGTGTGCCAGCACAACGTGTGCAAG GACTGCCTGGACAGGTCCTTCAAGGCCCAGGTGTTCAGCTGCCCGGCCTGTCGCTATGACCTGGGCCGGAGCTACGCCATGACCGTGAACCAGCCACTGCAGGCCGTCCTCAGCCAGCTCTTCCCCGGCTATGGCAGCGGGCGGTGA
- the UHRF1 gene encoding E3 ubiquitin-protein ligase UHRF1 isoform X2 produces the protein MTRIWHGHGGGIDGRTDQGSRSLILAAPAGTMWIQVRTMDGKVAHTVDSLSRLTKVEELRKKIQELFHVEPGLQRLFYRGKQMEDGHTLFDYDVRLNDTIQLLVRQSLVLPVPVPSSSGGSKERDSELSDTDSGCGLAQSESDKSSNSGEAANEPEGKADEDECDETELGLYKVGEYVDARDTNMGAWFEAKVIRVTRKAPAHDQPSSSSSKPEDDIIYHVTYDDYPENGVVQMTSQNVRARARHTIKWEDLQVGQVVMVNYNPDLPKDRGFWYDAEILRKRETRTARELHANVRIGGDSLNDCRIVFVDEVFKIERPGEGNPMVENPMRRKSGPSCKHCKDDERKLCRMCACHVCGGKQDPDKQLMCDECDMAFHIYCLRPPLSSVPPEEEWYCPDCRIDSSEVVQAGEKLKESKKKAKMASATSSSQRDWGKGMACVGRTKECTIVPSNHFGPIPGIPVGTMWRFRVQVSESGVHRPHVAGIHGRSNHGAYSLVLAGGYEDDVDHGNSFTYTGSGGRDLSGNKRTAEQSCDQKLTNTNRALALNCFAPINDLKGAEAKDWRSGKPVRVVRNVKGRKHSKYAPIEGNRYDGIYKVVRYWPEKGKSGFLVWRFLLRRDDVEPGPWTKEGKDRIKKLGLTMQYPEGYLEALARKEKENSKQAALDKEEEDGEEGFTSPRKGKRKSKSAGGDGSSRGTPKKTKVEPYSLTTQQSSLIKEDKSNMKLWTEILKSLKDGPKFLSKVEETFQCICCQELVFRPITTVCQHNVCKDCLDRSFKAQVFSCPACRYDLGRSYAMTVNQPLQAVLSQLFPGYGSGR, from the exons ATGGAGGACGGCCACACGCTGTTTGACTACGACGTCCGCCTGAACGACACCATCCAGCTCCTGGTCCGGCAGAGCCTTGTGCTGCCCGTCCCTGTTCCCAGCAGCAGCGGTGGCAGCAAGGAGAGGGACTCTGAGCTCTCGGACACAGACTCTGGCTGCGGCCTGGCCCAGAGCGAGTCGGACAAGTCCTCCAACAGCGGCGAGGCTGCCAACGAGCCAGAAGGGAAGGCAGATGAGGACGAGTGTGATGAGACAGAGCTGGGCCTCTACAAG GTCGGCGAGTACGTGGACGCGAGGGACACGAATATGGGCGCGTGGTTCGAGGCCAAGGTCATCAGGGTGACAAGGAAGGCTCCGGCTCATGACCAGCCCAGCAGCTCCAGCTCAAAGCCAGAGGACGACATCATCTATCACGTGACATACGATGA CTACCCAGAGAACGGAGTGGTCCAGATGACCTCACAGAACGTCCGGGCTCGAGCCCGACACACCATCAAGTGGGAGGACCTGCAGGTGGGCCAGGTGGTCATGGTCAACTACAACCCAGACCTCCCCAAGGACCGCGGTTTCTGGTACGACGCCGAGATCCTGAGGAAACGCGAGACCAGGACAGCGCGGGAGCTGCATGCCAACGTCAGGATCGG GGGTGATTCTCTCAATGACTGTCGGATTGTCTTCGTGGATGAAGTTTTCAAGATCGAGCGTCCGGGCGAGGGGAACCCCATGGTGGAAAACCCGATGAGAA GGAAGAGCGGGCCCTCCTGCAAGCACTGTAAGGACGATGAGCGGAAGCTGTGCCGCATGTGCGCCTGCCACGTGTGCGGGGGCAAGCAGGACCCTGACAAGCAGCTGATGTGCGACGAGTGCGACATGGCCTTCCACATCTACTGCCTGCGCCCACCGCTCAGCAGCGTGCCCCCTGAGGAGGAGTG GTACTGCCCTGACTGCCGGATCGACTCCAGTGAGGTGGTGCAGGCGGGTGAGAAGCTGAAGGAGAGTAAGAAGAAGGCGAAGATGGCGTCGGCCACATCGTCCTCGCAGCGGGACTGGGGCAAG GGCATGGCGTGCGTGGGCCGCACCAAGGAGTGCACCATTGTGCCGTCCAATCACTTTGGCCCCATCCCGGGCATTCCTGTGGGCACCATGTGGAGGTTCCGAGTCCAG GTCAGCGAGTCGGGGGTCCATCGACCTCACGTGGCGGGTATCCATGGCCGGAGCAATCACGGGGCCTACTCCTTGGTCCTGGCTGGAGGGTATGAGGACGATGTG GACCATGGGAACTCGTTCACGTACACAGGTAGTGGCGGACGAGACCTTTCCGGAAACAAGCGGACTGCGGAACAGTCTTGTGATCAGAAACTCACCAACACCAACAG GGCTCTGGCTCTCAACTGCTTTGCCCCCATCAACGACCTCAAAGGGGCCGAGGCCAAGGACTGGCGGTCGGGGAAGCCAGTCCGCGTGGTGCGGAACGTCAAGGGCCGCAAGCACAGCAAGTATGCGCCCATCGAGGGCAACCGGTACGACGGCATCTATAAG GTTGTCAGGTACTGGCCCGAGAAGGGCAAGTCCGGCTTCCTGGTGTGGCGCTTCCTCCTACGTCGAGATGACGTGGAGCCGGGACCCTGGACCAAGGAGGGCAAGGACCGGATCAAGAAGCTGGGGCTGACCATGCAG TATCCCGAGGGCTACCTGGAGGCCCTGGCCAGAAAGGAGAAGGAGAACAGCAAGCAGGCAGCCCtggacaaggaggaggaggatggggaggagggctTCACATCCCCCAGGAAGGGCAAGCGGAAGAGCAAGTCGGCCG GAGGTGATGGGTCCTCGCGAGGGACGCCCAAGAAGACCAAGGTGGAGCCCTACAGCCTCACCACTCAGCAGAGCAGCCTTATCAAGGAGGACAAGAGCAACATGAAGCTGTGGACCGAGATCCTGAAGTCGCTTAAGGACGGGCCG AAATTTCTGAGCAAAGTGGAGGAGACGTTCCAGTGCATTTGCTGCCAGGAGCTGGTGTTCCGCCCGATCACGACCGTGTGCCAGCACAACGTGTGCAAG GACTGCCTGGACAGGTCCTTCAAGGCCCAGGTGTTCAGCTGCCCGGCCTGTCGCTATGACCTGGGCCGGAGCTACGCCATGACCGTGAACCAGCCACTGCAGGCCGTCCTCAGCCAGCTCTTCCCCGGCTATGGCAGCGGGCGGTGA